The Tachyglossus aculeatus isolate mTacAcu1 chromosome 22, mTacAcu1.pri, whole genome shotgun sequence genome window below encodes:
- the NDUFS3 gene encoding NADH dehydrogenase [ubiquinone] iron-sulfur protein 3, mitochondrial → MAAAAGLRAFLGARARGAVLLSTRGMTSAADKRPTVRSQDGVVHKQLSAFGEYVAEILPKYVQQVQVSCFNELEICIHPDGVIPVLTFLKNHMNAQFKSLADLTAVDVPTRQNRFEIVYNLLSLRFNSRVRVKTYTDELTPIESSVAVHKAANWYEREIWDMFGVFFFNHPDLRRILTDYGFEGHPFRKDFPLSGYVELRYDDEVKRVVAEPVELAQEFRKFDLNSPWEAFPAYRQPADQPKLEAGDKKPEA, encoded by the exons atggcggcggcggcgggtttGCGGGCCTTCCTGGGCGCTCGGGCCCGCG GTGCCGTGCTGCTGTCCACCCGGGGGATGACCTCTGCGGCCGACAAGAGGC CTACCGTCCGGTCCCAGGATGGCGTAGTCCACAAGCAGCTCTCGGCCTTCGGCGAGTACGTGGCCGAGATTCTCCCGAAATACGTCCAGCAAGTCCAG GTGTCTTGCTTCAATGAGTTGGAAATCTGTATCCATCCCGATGGAGTGATCCCCGTGCTGACCTTCCTTAAGAACCACATGAACGCCCAGTTCAAATCCCTGGCTGATTTGACGGCAGTCGACGTCCCAACCCGGCAGAACCGCTTTGAG ATTGTCTACAATCTCCTGTCCCTTCGCTTCAACTCTCGGGTCCGGGTGAAGACGTATACGGACGAGTTGACTCCGATTGAATCTTCCGTCGCCGTGCACAAGGCCGCCAACTGGTACGAGCGGGAG ATCTGGGACATGTTTGGAGTCTTCTTTTTCAACCACCCGGATCTGAGGCGGATTCTGACCGACTACGGGTTTGAGGGCCACCCTTTCCGGAAGGACTTCCCCCTCTCTGGCTACGTGGAG TTGCGCTACGACGACGAAGTGAAGCGAGTGGTGGCGGAGCCGGTGGAGTTGGCCCAGGAGTTCCGCAAGTTTGACCTGAACAGCccctgggaggccttccctgcctaccgCCAGCCCGCCGACCAGCCCAAACTCGAGGCCGGAGACAAGAAGCCGGAAGCCTAA